The Flavobacteriales bacterium genomic interval GCAGAAGCAAATAATCAAGAAGGTATTACCAAGCATGTGGGACGCATTCGTAATTCTGTTCGGAATCTGACATCAATTCTCAACGATTTCTTATCGTTGGAAAAACTGGAACAAGGGAAGGTTCAGTTCAAACCAGAGGATTTTGACATGTGTAGTCTGGCCGTTTCTGTCACTGAAGAGATCAGTGGTATGACCAAAGAAGGGCAAAGCATCCGATTGGATTGTTGTAAGCAAAACACGTGCTCTGGGCGGATTGTGACCAACCTTGACCCACAACTTATTCGCAACATCCTTTTTAACCTGTTGTCGAATGCAGTTAAGTATAGCAAGGAGAACATGGAGATCGTATTCTCGGTTGACATAGGCGATAACCTCGTTCTGAAAGTACAAGATCACGGAATGGGAATTCCAACAGATGAGCAACAGCATCTTTTTGAACGATTTTTCCGAGCTAAGAATGCCACCAATATTCAAGGAACCGGATTGGGGTTGAACATCGTTCAGAAACATGTTGACCTAATGGGTGGCACCATCGATTTTACCAGCAAATTAAATGAAGGAACTACCTTTATCATTACGTTACCAACCCAGCAACCAGAACCTGAATAATGGCGAAGAAGAAGATACTTGTGATAGATGATAATATGGATATGCGCGAAAATATCGCGGAGATCTTAGATCTGGCAAATTATGAGACCATCACGGCCGAGGACGGAAAAAAAGGTGTGGCAGCAGCTAAAGCAGAATCACCCGACCTCATTATCTGCGATGTGATGATGCCCGAACTTGATGGTTATGGCGTACTCCATATATTGGGAAAAGACCCAAATACATTGGGAATACCGTTTATTTTCCTGACGGCAAAATCGGAAACCTTAGACATGCGAAAAGGCATGAGTTTGGGAGCAGACGATTATATAACCAAACCGTTTGAAGAGACCGATCTGTTGGATGCGGTGGAAATGCGTTTGAAGAAGAGTGAAGCCATGAAAGGTGGTGCAAATCGCACCATATCCGGGGTTCAGGGTTTTATGGCCACAGCCAGCGGAAAGGTGTTTGATCAGGTTACCAAAAACCACCGCACCAAGCATTATTCGCTAAAAGAATACATTTTCCGAGAAGGAGATTCGCCCATTTATCTGTTCTTCCTCAGCAAGGGAAAGGTCAAAACCTTTAAAATGAACATGGATGGCAAAGAATACATCACAGGACTGTACAACGCTGGAGATTTCTTTGGTTACACTTCTTTGTTGGAGCACTCGAATTACAGCGACTCGGCACAAGTGATTGATGATGCCGAAGTGCTGCTTATTCCAAAGGAAGATTTCTATTACCTGATGGGTTCCAATTCGGAGGTGATCGGCAGTTTCATCAAACTTTTGGCAGATAATATCCATCAGAAGGAAGAGCAATTGATTGAATTGGCTTACAGTTCAGTGCGCAAGCGCGTGGCCAATGCATTGGTGCAGGTTTACGAGAAATACAATACGGAGCACCGCGAAGATTTCACCATCAGTTTGGGGCGCGAAGACCTAGCGAGCATCGTTGGAACAGCCACGGAAACCGTGATCCGTGCACTTTCTGAGTTCAAAGAAGACGGCTACATTGCTTCCAAAGGCCGCGACATCAAGGTGCTGAACATTCACGCATTGAAGAATTATAGGTTCTGACCTAAGCTGACAAATTTCAGTTTTACGTTTGACAGCCATCAAGCTGCCGATAGAATGATGCCTACACTTTTGTCAGTGTAATTACCATCCATGTCTTCTATCATCAAAACTGCTACTTGCTATCATTGCAATGACGAATGTGTTGACGAAACCATTCTTCTTGATGACCATACCTTCTGTTGTAATGGTTGTAGCACTGTTTATCAGTTGCTTCAAGATGTTGGGTTGGATGATGCCTACGCCAATGGGCCACTCGGCATAAGGCCAGATGCGGCAAAAGGGCAGGAATTGGCCTATTTGGACAATGAAGAAGTGCGCGAAAGTCTCTTGGATTTCTCGGATGGCAACATGGCGCGCATCACGTTTGAGTTGCCGGCCATTCATTGCAGCGCTTGTGTTTACTTGCTAGAGCGCTTGGAAAAGTTGAACGCAGGTGTGAAAAACTGTGAGGTCAATTTTCCTAAGAAACGCGCCAATATTCTATTTGATCAAAAGGAGATTTCGCTCAAGGAGCTGGTCGTATTGCTTCATTCCATCGGTTATGCGCCAAATCTCAACTTGGCCAAATCGTCTAAGGCAGAAGAGAAACCTTCTACAGATAGAGACTTACTGTACAAGATAGGCGTGGCCGGATTCTGTTTTGGGAATATCATGCTGCTCAGTTTTCCTGAATATCTGATCGGAGATCACGTGTTGGAATCGAAGTGGTCGAACTTGTTCAACTTCTTGAATTTGGCTTTAGCGTTTCCTGTTCTGCTTTATGCGGGGCGCGATTACCTGCTTTCGGCCTATAAGGGACTGAAAGTGGGCCATGTGAACATGGATGTTCCTGTTTCCATTGGTATTCTCACCATTTTCGGGCGCAGTGCTTTTGACATTCTTTCGGGCGCTGGACCTGGTTTTCTCGATTCCCTGGCGGGTTTCGTTTTCTTTCTACTCATTGGTAAGTGGTATCAGGCCAAAACCTATTCGGGGCTTTCGTTCGAGCGCGATTACAAGTCGTTTTTCCCCATTGCGGTCAATAGAATTGGTGCGGATGGTGAAGTGAATGCCATCATGATCAAGCATCTTTTGAAAGGTGATGAGATTCAGATCCATAATGATGAGTTGATTCCTTGCGATTGCGAATTGCTTTCTGCCGATGCTTCCATTGATTACAGTTTTGTGACCGGAGAAGCCGCGCCATCATCTAAATCTATTGGCAACCGCATTTATGCAGGCGGGAAAAACCGTGGCTCGGTGATCCGATTGCGTGTGGTAAAACCCGTTTCATCCAGTTATCTCACTTCGCTATGGAACAGTTCTGACCAAAGCGAAAAGGCAGAGAAACCGCCATTGCTGAAAATATCTGACACCATCGCTTCGTGGTTCAGTGCGGCCATTCTTTCCATTGCTGCCATCACAGCCATTTATTGGTTCATCGTTGATCCGAGCAATTGGCTGAACACAACAACATCGGTCTTGATCATTGCGTGCCCGTGTGCGTTGGCGTTGAGCATCCCGTTCACCTATGGTTCTATGCTGCGGCATTTTGGTCGCCACGGGTTTTTTGTGCGTTCGGTTGAGGCAGTTGCTAAGCTAGGACAGGTCAATCATGTGGTTTTTGACAAGACAGGAACCATTACCATCAGGCAAAAAGGCAGCGTAAATTTTGCTGGAAATGATCTGAGTGAAGATCATTTGGAAGCGTTGGTTAACGTAGCCCGACAATCGCTGCATCCGCTAAGCAAAACCTTTGCAGCTGCGTATCCAAAAATGAAAGTAGTTCCTGTCATCGGTTTTACGGAGCATGCGGGTGTTGGCATTTTTGGAATGGTGAATGGTGTGCTGGTAGAGTTGAAAAACCCGAACCGATTGGATGAAAATGAACTCAAACTGTTCGATTCGTGGCAGACAGAACATCATGGAATGGGAAGAACAGCTGTGCTGATAAACGGACATCTTTGGGCGCGTATTGATTTTACCACCAGCTATCGGCACGGACTGAAACAGATCGTGCATCACATTCAGGAAGAGAACGAGCTTTCCTTGCTTTCGGGCGATAATAACGCAGAAGCAACGGCTCTGAGCAACACGCTTATTGCTGGGTTTGACAGCAAGAACATGTTCTTTGAAATGGACCCACACGATAAACGGGAGTGGGTGGAACAAAAGCAGATAGACGGAACACAGAAAGTGCTGATGGTGGGAGACGGACTGAACGATGCGGGTGCTTTGAAAGAAGCGCATTTCGGTATTTCCATTGCAGAGGACAATAGTCAGTTTACGCCTGCTTCGGATGGTATTCTAACTGCCGAATCGTTTGAGAAATTGCCACAGTTCATTGCCTTGGCGCGCCAATCGCGGAACGTGGTTTTGGGCGCATTTGCCTTATCGCTGCTTTATAATGTGGTTGGTGTTTCGGTGGCGGTTCAAGGAAATCTGTCGCCTGTGATGGCTGCCATTCTGATGCCGCTGAGCTCGGTGACCATTGTGCTTTTTACTACCATAAGTACAGCGGTGTTGGCCAAAGCCAAATTGCGAAAAGCGTAGTTCCTGTAACGCACTGCGGTTGGCAGTTTGCGCGCGTTAGGGATGGAAGCGGCATCCTTTTTTCTGAACTGTGTCTTGGACTGCGCTGAGGCATTGGTCAGAAAAAAGATATAGCGCACAGCCCGACCCCGATCTTTCATCGGGGAAACGCCCAGAAACGATTGTTTGTCTTGTAGAAATGTCTCAAAATCTTCACTGCGCACAATAGCGCGATGGTTGCGCGAGTTATAGTGGTCATTCAGTTTAACGACCACGCTTAATTCGCTGCCATGAAAAAGTTCCTCTCCTTCTTTTTGTTCGTATCGAGCACTGCTTTTGGTCAGAATACGGTGGCACTTTCGGTGCATTTCGATAAGGACAGCGATGTGCCGCACATGCCCGAAATGGCCATGCTGAATGATATTTCGGAGAGTGAGAATGCGAAGAATCTGCGCATTTCGGTGGTTGGGCATACCGATTCGAGAGGTTCTGTTGAGCACAATCGCGACCTATCGAAGCGCAGGACATGGTCGGTGATCAACCATCTTCTGCTGTCGGGTTTTAGGCCATACAATATCGTTTTTGAGTATCAGGGCGAGGAGTGCACGGATGGCGAGCAAGACGAACAGACCTTGGCTGAGAATAGGCGCGTGGATATTCTGATCTCGAATGTTGGCCCGCTGGAAGAGGTTGGTTTTGCGGGAATCTATGGCGAAGAAAGCTTTGATAGGCCGTTGCCAGGTGTGGTATCGGATGCGGAGGTTTTTGTGATCAATGCGGAAGAGAGCAATTGCATTGAAACGGCCAGCGGCACCCTGATCGATATTCCGCCCATGGCGTTTGTGGATGCCTATGGCCGACCGATAAGTGGTGAGGTGGAAGTTGCTTACAAGGAGTACAACGATCCATTCTCCATTTTTTTGAGCGGCATTACCATGAAGTACCAAGCGGGCGGCATGGTGGAGAATTTCGAATCGGCAGGAATGTTCAGCCTGAGCGCTAGTCAAAGGAAAAGACCGGTGGAGTTACGTGCCGATAAGCCTGTGAGCATGGATTTTGTGTCTGCAAGTTCGGAGGATGATTTCGACTTTTTCTTTCTCGACCCCAACACAAGCGCATGGAATAATATTGGGCAGGCATCCATCAGGCAAGACAATGCTGCGCTGAAGGAGGAAGTGCAGAACATATCGGAAGCAGTGGTCAGTTACCTGGCGCAAACAGATTATATGGCGCCTTCCAAGGCGAGTAGAACCACGCTGGAAGAGCATTTTCTGAATGTGGAATACATGCACGCCCGACCCATTGCCAGTTACTATCGATTTCTGAGGAAAGGAAATGAAAAGGAAAGCCATCAATTTAAGCGGCTTTGGAACAAGGAGGCCAATTTTGAAACCCGACTGCTGCCAAAGCGAAGAAAGAATGACGCGGACGCCATTTACTTTAAGGTGCAACGGAAATTGGGTAGCGGCTACAATAAGGAATGGACACAATTCAACTACCATACTTGGGAATATGATGGCGCGCTTGGCCGAAAGCAGTTGAAGGAAATGCTGGGGAGAAAGCGGTTTCATAATCTGCGGGTGAGATATGATGCGGCCAACCAAACCGTGAGTCTGGAACT includes:
- a CDS encoding heavy metal translocating P-type ATPase metal-binding domain-containing protein — encoded protein: MSSIIKTATCYHCNDECVDETILLDDHTFCCNGCSTVYQLLQDVGLDDAYANGPLGIRPDAAKGQELAYLDNEEVRESLLDFSDGNMARITFELPAIHCSACVYLLERLEKLNAGVKNCEVNFPKKRANILFDQKEISLKELVVLLHSIGYAPNLNLAKSSKAEEKPSTDRDLLYKIGVAGFCFGNIMLLSFPEYLIGDHVLESKWSNLFNFLNLALAFPVLLYAGRDYLLSAYKGLKVGHVNMDVPVSIGILTIFGRSAFDILSGAGPGFLDSLAGFVFFLLIGKWYQAKTYSGLSFERDYKSFFPIAVNRIGADGEVNAIMIKHLLKGDEIQIHNDELIPCDCELLSADASIDYSFVTGEAAPSSKSIGNRIYAGGKNRGSVIRLRVVKPVSSSYLTSLWNSSDQSEKAEKPPLLKISDTIASWFSAAILSIAAITAIYWFIVDPSNWLNTTTSVLIIACPCALALSIPFTYGSMLRHFGRHGFFVRSVEAVAKLGQVNHVVFDKTGTITIRQKGSVNFAGNDLSEDHLEALVNVARQSLHPLSKTFAAAYPKMKVVPVIGFTEHAGVGIFGMVNGVLVELKNPNRLDENELKLFDSWQTEHHGMGRTAVLINGHLWARIDFTTSYRHGLKQIVHHIQEENELSLLSGDNNAEATALSNTLIAGFDSKNMFFEMDPHDKREWVEQKQIDGTQKVLMVGDGLNDAGALKEAHFGISIAEDNSQFTPASDGILTAESFEKLPQFIALARQSRNVVLGAFALSLLYNVVGVSVAVQGNLSPVMAAILMPLSSVTIVLFTTISTAVLAKAKLRKA
- a CDS encoding OmpA family protein codes for the protein MKKFLSFFLFVSSTAFGQNTVALSVHFDKDSDVPHMPEMAMLNDISESENAKNLRISVVGHTDSRGSVEHNRDLSKRRTWSVINHLLLSGFRPYNIVFEYQGEECTDGEQDEQTLAENRRVDILISNVGPLEEVGFAGIYGEESFDRPLPGVVSDAEVFVINAEESNCIETASGTLIDIPPMAFVDAYGRPISGEVEVAYKEYNDPFSIFLSGITMKYQAGGMVENFESAGMFSLSASQRKRPVELRADKPVSMDFVSASSEDDFDFFFLDPNTSAWNNIGQASIRQDNAALKEEVQNISEAVVSYLAQTDYMAPSKASRTTLEEHFLNVEYMHARPIASYYRFLRKGNEKESHQFKRLWNKEANFETRLLPKRRKNDADAIYFKVQRKLGSGYNKEWTQFNYHTWEYDGALGRKQLKEMLGRKRFHNLRVRYDAANQTVSLELKNLDSIAHIPVKKVTIENASADLKKRMWAEFAPAYQKARLRNLNRSFELRYRIYKRSLDKQEKAIQSNADRYDKDAQRNYQKSLRAAWKESRPLMTEAERMMDMGTWMAYTTDRSNMLQEYYIKQKKGESVVRSLVVGRMGIYNCDRIIELKNPQVVSPRFVLADGKAVDWKSAYVFDEKLNGVIMYDRAAGNTITLSPKKLKTIIVTDEDGRTYNLNESEAIAMNKSKVAQRIMHVSEFDHTPNSLDEMREMLGSAGE
- a CDS encoding response regulator; the encoded protein is MAKKKILVIDDNMDMRENIAEILDLANYETITAEDGKKGVAAAKAESPDLIICDVMMPELDGYGVLHILGKDPNTLGIPFIFLTAKSETLDMRKGMSLGADDYITKPFEETDLLDAVEMRLKKSEAMKGGANRTISGVQGFMATASGKVFDQVTKNHRTKHYSLKEYIFREGDSPIYLFFLSKGKVKTFKMNMDGKEYITGLYNAGDFFGYTSLLEHSNYSDSAQVIDDAEVLLIPKEDFYYLMGSNSEVIGSFIKLLADNIHQKEEQLIELAYSSVRKRVANALVQVYEKYNTEHREDFTISLGREDLASIVGTATETVIRALSEFKEDGYIASKGRDIKVLNIHALKNYRF